CGGGCACTAATCCGCCGCGATGAGGGTTGCCCGCACGAGATGATGAGCGCATTAGCCACAGGCTCAAAGCGGCAAGGCCATGCTTGATCAAATTCGGGCCGACTTTGCGATCATCCGCGAACGGGATCCTGCAGCGCGCGGGCCACTCGAAATCCTGCTCTGCTATCCAGGCTTTCAAGCGATCAGCTTGCACAGGCTGAGCCATCGGCTCTGGCGCTCCCGCCTACCCCTGAAGTTGCCGGCACGGCTGCTGAGCCAGCTGGGGCGAGGACTTACCGGAGTAGAAATCCATCCAGGCGCCAGGATCGGCCGTGGCGTGTTTATTGATCACGGCATGGGGGTGGTGATTGGGGAAACCAGCGAAATCGGCGATCGCTGCCTGCTGTATCAAGGCGTGACCCTCGGCGGGACAGGCAAGGACCATGGCAAGCGTCACCCCACCCTCGCCAACAACGTGGTGGTGGGAGCCGGCGCCAAGGTGCTGGGGGCGATTGAGGTCGGAGCCAACACAAGAATTGGCGCTGGGTCCGTGGTGGTGCGCAACGTGGAGCAAAACTGCACGGTGGTGGGCATCCCTGGGCGGGTGATTCACCAGAGCGGGGTCCGCATCAACCCCTTGGCGCACTCGGCGTTGCCGGATGCCGAAGCCAATGTGATCCGCAACCTGATGGAGCGGATTGATCAATTGGAAAACCAGGTGGGCGAATTGCAGAGCTGCCTGAAAGCCGTGTCCGCTGGGCGCCCGATGCGTGAGATGAGTGCAGGCAAGTCCCAAAACCTCAAGGATCGGGAAATCCTTGAGTTTCTTGGGGACTAACAGATGAGCATTAGTCAGAGGCCCTAGTCAGACGAAGTCATCCGATAACCTAAAAAGTGGTTCTATTAACTACACCATGATACGAACAATCTAGTCTGCGCCTAGAAGCAAGTCTCATCAATTTACCAATGCAGATATGCAAAACTATTGACTTTCAAGCAATCAATGGCTGCTCAGCAAGAAAAAATACAATCGAAGGCGAGATAAGACTCTGATGCCAGCCGCAATCGCAGGCAAACATCAGTCTTCAATGAAGTGGACAACCTAAGCGGCGGCTAACAAGCACAAATTGTCTAATAAAGTGATGATAACTCTCATTCCAGTATCAGATAAAGTCAATCTTCATTTCTTAAGTGGTAATCCAGCATTCCCGCGTCATAAGGATCACGAGAAGACTCTCCCAACGAAAAGCTCTAAACAGCTAAATACATGCACACAGCAAAACCTCTGGGGTAAAAACCACAAAATTGCGAAACTGACCCTGAACAAGTTTCACAATCCCAGTCCAACCTGAGAAAATCCTATACTCCGGAACACAAGAAGAAAGTGGAACAACACTATATTACGCATGCACCTAGGCATCGACCAGATTAAGCAAATTCATCACTGGGAAAAGTGTTCAGCGAATTGCTACAATGGCAAATAAATCAAAATAGCAATTGAAGCTCTCCATACTGGTAGTGTCTAGAACACCATCCCTTTTGTCCTCACTACTTAACAGCATCTCTACCGCCACCCAGTTAGCACGATCAGATGTTGAGATTTTATGCTCATGGAATGGATCAGATGAAGACGAACAAGCAATTAAAAATACATCTGGCTACAACTTCGAGATCAAACAGAGAGTTCCTTATCACTTCTCAGGAAATATGAACGCACTAGCGTCAGAATCCAAAGGAGAAATCTTATTAATTGTCAATGATGACATCATTATTGATAAGAAAGGGATAGATTACGGGATTGAGATGTTGCTCAAAAACACAAACATAGGATTAATAGGGGCACTCCTCAGATCAAAAAGCAACAAGCTGCAGCACGCAGGCTTCATGTTTGGGAATGATCTAATCCCATACCATTTTCTCGAAGATCTTATTGACATAGAGGAATTTGCCCATGAACATCAATTTTTAACCATGGCGGCAGTCACAGGAGCAATGTTATTAACAAGGAGAAGCGATTTTCAATGTCTTCTATTCAACGAAAGGTACAATCGATGCGGAGAAGATGTTGAACTCAGTCTTGACATGCGGGAAATCCTTCAAAAGAGCGTTTTATTATGCACTAGCTTTAGTGCTGTTCACTATCAATGTGCAACCCGGGCAAAACAACAGGAGATGGGTAACGAGCCAGATGACATAGAACAAATGAAACAAAGAAGAAGAGATTTTTTAAATCAGGCTAATAATAAAATGCTTAGAGAAGAAATTGCCCTAGCAACAATAGTTGCAGAAGCATCATTCAAAAAAATAAACGAACAACAAAAGCACTTAAACAAATGTTTAGATATTGAAAGGAAGTACCATCAATTAAACCTAGAGGTACTTGATCTCAAGGAGCAACTGGAGCAAAATCAATGAAAAATTTTCAACTGAATCAATCAATTCTGAAAGGAAAGAAAATTCTCATCACTGCACTCGATCTTGAACAACAAGAACATCGAGGTATTGCAATGTACTCCAAAGCACTCATCCATCACTTAAACGCACTAGGTGCGGAAGTATGGCTGCTAACCCAATTTTCCCCACATATAAAGGATCTAAAGAAATTACCAACACAAACACAAACAATTATATTTATTTCTAGGACATTAGATGCCCTTGAGCAGGGAAAAGTTAGATATAATTTTGTCGGAGGAAAATACCATATGCTAAATACTATCATGAATAAAGTTAGGCCCTTTAAGCAATTATTGATAGAACTAATTCGTAGGCCAAGACAATATCGGCAAAAACAAATGAAAAGATTCGACTTGACAGAGGTCTCGGATAATCCCAACATGCGGACTGAACGCCTAAAGTACCTACAGTCAGTAAAGGGAATAGTATGCCTTGACAATATTTACACTGCCAGTCAAATTGCCGCAATATTGGATAAACAAAAACCTGTTAGTCTTGACTTGGATGGATTTGATGCATTTATAACAAGTTGTCCTCTTAATCTACGGCCTTTGAATGTACCTATTTTTATTCAAACAATACATGACTTAATTGCGTTAGAATATGCTCCTCACAATGAAAATATGCGTCAGTTCAGCCATCGCCTTCAAGCATGCCTGCCGTCACGACGAATATTTGTATCGACCTCAACAAAACAAAAATTCAAGCAATATATATCTTTTTCTGAGTCAAATAAAAAAGAAGAAGACAAAGAAGTGTCGCTCATTCAACCAACATCTCTCAATCTGCCTGACTTTTTAGACGCGCAAAAAGAAATAAGCTTTGACTTGCCACCAAGTAGTCAAATAATGCAGACTAGAATAGAAAACGACTCAGAAAAAATCCTGAACCCTTTCCGTTATATTTTATTCAACTCATCAGTAGAATCTCGAAAAAACTTACTCTTTTTAGTCAAATCATTTATTGAATCTGGTCTTGGCAATGAAGGGATTCGCTTATGCATCACAGGAAAACTTAAAGAAGATTCATATAGCAAGTCGATAAAAAAGATTGTAGTAAATGACCCATCAATATTTTTAACAGGTTATGTCGATGAATCTACAAAGCTAGAGTTATATTTAAACGCTCTAATGCTTGCCAGCCCTTCTTTAGTAGAAGGATTTGGAATTCCAGTACTAGATGCAGCATGCTTAGGACTACCTGTTCTTGCGAGCTCGTGCAAGGCACATCAAGAAATCAAAAACCTAAAGGATTTCAACAAGATCGTACATTGCATTAATACACTTGACACAAGGAGATGGGCAAGCGCCATGCAGTCAATTGCCAGCATCTATCTTAACAACAACAAATCAAAAGCAGAAACAAGAATTTATAGACTAAGTCGATTCAGCAAGTTAAGCAGAGAAATCAGCTTGGAATTCCAAGATGCCTTAGTGAAGCTGATTTTAACAAATTAGTCATTTAATACCATGCAAATAGGCGACTAACAGCCGGTTTATTCTTCGGCGGAGAACGTTGTGGTGGGTGCCGGAACCAAGGTGGTGGGTGCCATCACCATCGGCACCAACAACCGCATCGGTGCCGGGTCGGTGATGGTGCGCGATGTGGAAAGCGACTGCACCTTTGTGGGCATTCCAGGCCGCGTGATCCACCAGAGCGGCGTGCGGATCAACCCCCTGGCTCACTCCGCCCTGCCGGATGCGGAAGCCAATGTGATCCGCAACCTCATGGAGCGGATAGATCACCTCGAGAACACGGTGTCGAGCCTCAATCCCAACCTGCAGACGCTCAAAGGCCGGGAACGTTTGGAGTTTCTGGGGGACATCACCGGGTGAACCCAACACGCCCCACCAACCCAGCTCTGCTGCGCTGCGGTGGTGGCCTGCCGCAATGAGGCCGATCTGCTGAGCCAGCACCTGCCCCTCTGGATCGCCGAAGGGCTGGAGGTGGTGGTGATTGACCACAGCTCCAACGACACCACCCGCGCCGTGACCGAAGCCTGGCTCGGCCGGGGCATGCTGGCGGTGCAAGAGCTGGAATGGCTGGGGCAGTTCAGCCTCTAACAACAGCTGGCCGCCAAGGAGGCAGCCATCCAGGGGCTTAAGCACGACTGGGTGGTGCACCTCGATACCGATGAGTGGCTGGATAGCCCGGTGGAGGGAGAAACCCTGCAGCAGGCCCTCAGCCGCCAGGCGGCCGGGGGCGCCAATGCCGTGAACTTTGAGGAGTTCGTGCTGCTGCCGCTGAGCCGCAACCAACCGGCGGAGCACTACTACTTCTTTAGGACCGCCGCTGAGAGTTTTCCAATCGCGGCAGCGGCGGTCATCGGCTTATGCAACAAGGGGAAACGCCGCTGCAGCTGGCGGAGGAGAACCTGGTGCTGCGTCACCGGATCGTGCGCCATCAGGCCAACGCCCGGCGCAAGTACCTGAACCGCCGCTTTCAGGCGGAAGAGGTGCAACGGGGCTGGCACCGAAACCGGCTGCGGCTAAGCGCCCGCCAACTCACCTTCCCCGATGCGGCCGAACTAGAGCAATTCACCCATCCCGGCCAACGCCAGCTGAATCGCCGCCATCCCCATCGATACTGGCACTGGCCAGAGGCCAGCAAAGCACGGCCCAGCCGCAGTGTGATCTGCCTCTACGGCTGCGAGAACGACAGTGCACTGCTGGACACGTTCTACAGCTCACCATTGTGGACGCTGATCCGCCAACGCAAAGACACCCTGCTGCTGGAGGTGTGGGGAGGCAGCACGTCCGGCGACCAATTCGATGGACGACGGCTGACCCTTAACACCCCGGAGAACTACCGCCAGCTGAGCCTCAAAACCCTGCAGATGCTGCGCTGGTGCAGCCGTGAGCTGCGGATGAAGCAACTGATCAAGATGGATCTGACCAGCATCCCTACCAGGGCAAACTGGTGATCGATCCGGAGGCACTGGCCCAGTGGGTGGAACGCCGCCTGGAGACGCCTCTTCAGGGGGGTCAGCACTACGACGGCTTGCTGCACCATGCCACCCCGAAGCAGGCGAACATTCTTCAGTGGGGCCGCAACAAGGGCTTGGCGGTGAACCACGAAGCGGTGTTCGGCGTCGACGGGCGGGTGCAAAGTTTCTTCGGCGGCAAGGCCTACGCGATCAGCCGGCCACTGCTGCGCTACATCGCCAGGCATGGGGCACCGTTCGCCCACAAGCATGTGCGCTAACTCCCCGGCGCCGAGGATCTGATGGTGGGCCGGATGGCGGAACGCTTTGCGGCGAAAGGGGGGCGATCAGCAGGCCGCCCCTGATCACTCCTTCGGAACAGGTCGAACCGGGCTGGGCCCCATCAGGCCTGCGCCTCCGACGGGGAGCCGGCCGGCTGAAACATGAACATCGAATAAATCACATTGCGGCGCATATTTGTCATCATTTCCAGGAACATATCGTAGCCCTCATTTTTATATTCAATTAGAGGATCTTTCTGCCCATATCCCCTCAATCCCACCGATTCACGCAGAGCATCCATGGCTTGTAGATGTTCACGCCAGAGCGTATCAATCTGCTGCAAGATGAAGAAACGCTCAGCCTCTCGCATCAGACCGGGACGCAACTCCTCAATCTGACCTTCTTTAAGGTCGTAGGCATTGCGTAATTGTTCTTGCAAAAAGGCCTTGAGATCATCCATCGACAGACCCTGAAGTTGATCAGGCTGGAGATCTTCCAGCAGGTAAACAAACTCCTTCACCTTGCTCACGAGCTGCGAGACATCCCATTCCTCAGGGGGCAGGTCTGGATTCACATAGGCCTCAACAATCTCATTCATCGTGCGCTCGCCGTAGCCAATCACTTGCTTTTTCAGTTCACGGCCATCAAGCACGCGGCGCCTCTCGGTGTACACCGCTTTGCGCTGATTGTTCATCACCTCGTCGTACTCAAACACCTGCTTACGGATGTCGTAGTAGTACGTCTCAACCTTCTTTTGTGCCCCCTCAAGCGAGCGCGTAAGCATGCCCGATTCAATCGGCATGTCTTCTTCCACCCGGAAGGCATTCATCAAGCCAGCTACACGCTCACCACCAAAGATGCGCAGGAGGTTGTCACCCAACGACAGGAAGAACCTGGTGCTGCCAGGGTCACCCTGGCGGCCCGCACGGCCGCGAAGCTGGTTATCAACCCGGCGTGATTCGTGACGCTCCGTGCCAATCACGTGCAGGCCTCCAGCCTCACGCACCCCCATCTCCTCCTTTTTCACCACAGCGTCGTATTCGCCTTTCACCTGGGCGATGGCAGCACGCAGCTGGGCAATCTCAGGATCCTCAGTGGGAGCTTTCTCCGCTGCCGTAGCAATCCGATCTTCCAGTTCGATCACACTCAGGGCGCGATCACCCCAAGCCTTCACCAACTGTTTGGCCAGCTCCACCAGGGCCTGATCCGTCTCCTCCGTGAGCTGGCAGGGATAGAGGTTGCCAATCGCCTTGGCTTCACTCGGGGCATTGCCGTGGGGACCACTCGCTGGCGCCGATTCGGAGAAACCGCCACCGCCCTCAGCACTGCGCTGCAGCGGTACCGGAGGCCGGTGCCCATCCTCCGGCCGCACCAGCCGGGGAAGCAGCACTTCACGCAGCTTGAGGCGCGCCATGTAATCGCTATTGCCGCCAAGAATGATGTCGGTACCGCGTCCCGCCATGTTCGTGGCAATGGTCACAGAGCCAGCCCTACCGGCCTGGGCCACGATTTCCGCTTCCCGCTCCACATTTTCCGGCTTGGCATTCAGCAGGTTGTGGGGGATATTTTCCTCCGCAAGCAAGGCACTCAGCAGCTCACTTTTCTCAACACTGGTGGTGCCCACCAACACGGGGCGACCTTGTTTGTGAACCTCAGCGGTTTCTTTAGCGACGGCACGCCATTTCGCCGTTTCGGTTTTGTAGACCTGATCCACCCAATCCTGACGGGCGCGCACCCGATTCGTCGGAACAATGGCGGTCTGCAAGGAATAGGTTTTTTCGAATTCCGTTTCCTCTGTTTTGGCGGTACCGGTCATCCCGGCCAAACGGGGATAGAGCAGAAAGAAATTCTGGTAAGTAATCGACGCCAACGTTTGCGTTTCTGGCTGAATCTCTAGGCCCTCCTTGGCCTCAATCGCCTGGTGCTGTCCATCACTCCAACGCCGGCCGGGCATCACCCGGCCTGTGAACTCATCCACGATCACCGCTTCACCATCGCGAACGATGTAATTCACATCACGAACAAAGAGCTCCTTGGCCTTCAGGGCATTGGTGATGTAGTGAGCCCATGGATCCTGAGGGTTGTAGAGATCAGCCACGCCAATGAGGGCCTCAGCTTTGGCAAATCCCTCATCGGTGAGTGTGGAACTGCGCTGCTTTTCATCCACCTCGTAATCACCTTCGGGGTCGATGCCGTCTTTGCCCATTTCGGCGGCCCTTTCCAGGGCATTCGCCACCTCTGCAGCTTTCTGGTATTTCTCTTGAGGCCGTTCCACTTGGCCCGAAATGATCAAAGGCGTACGGGCCTCATCAATGAGAATGGAGTCGACTTCGTCGATCACGCAATACTGAAACTCGCGCTGCACCACCTCATTGATATCGGCAGCCATGTTGTCGCGCAAATAATCAAAGCCAAGCTCTGAATTGGTGGCATAGGTGATGTCACAGCCGTAATTAATCCGGCGTTCAGCCGGCGTCATGTCTTGCTGGATCAAGCCCACCGAAAGGCCGAGGAATCGATGCACTTGCCCCATCCATTCCGCATCGCGGCGGGCCAAGTAGTCATTCACCGTGACCACATGCACACCACGGCCGGTGAGCGCATTGAGGTAGCTAGGGAGGGTGGCAACAAGCGTTTTGCCCTCACCGGTTTTCATCTCGGCGATTTGACCCTCATGCAGCACCATGCCACCGATCATTTGCACATCGAAGTGACGCATGCCCAGCACCCGCTTGCCTGCTTCCCGCACCACGGCGAACGCCTCGGGCAACAAGTCATCTAAGAGGGGCCTTTGTTTATCCAGTGTCCCAGCAGCATCCAAGCGCTGACGAAACTCGGCCGTGCGGCGGCGCAGGTCGTCATCGCTTAGGGGCGCAATCTCCTCCTCAAGCACGTTGATGTCAGACACAATCGGCTGATAACGCTTCAGCTTGCGGGCGTTGGGGTCACCCAGCAGGAGCTTGAGCATGGAAAGCGCCAAATCGTCTACAAACCAGATTACTGAGTAAGAGCTAGATCTTCGAATGCAATCCAGAGGAGGATGCCCGCACTGTGATTAATGTCCCCCATGCGAACTGCGCTGAACCTGAGGCATCTGGCCTATTTTTTGCAATCTGAGTCAACAGAAGGCTCTGGACGTCGATCCCAAGCTTTACTAGCGTTTCAAAGCCTGAGACGGCTCAGAGACAGTCGCCCCACGCTCATTCGCATCCTGCGTTGGACGAATGTTTTGGGACGACATAGAGGCAGAGCCAAACTGGCTCTTTGGCGCCAGATTGCCTGCGCCGACAGCCTTGAATTGGACTTCAATGAACAGGACATAGAGCTTGGGGAGGAGCTGAAAAAAACAGCAGCTTGGAAGGAGTGCCACCGCCGACTAGAAGAACGCAATCAATGCCGCATCAAAGTTATTTGGAATCACCGTGGACGCATCCATCGGCCAGATCAACTACTTACTTCTCTCAAAAAATGTATCGAGAAGGATCACCTCTCCCATCTGATTTTCTGGCATCACCATGACAAGAGGGGATTAGTTCCAAAAACATGGCTGCAATCCCTACAAGCCTTACGCCGTGAAGGCTGGCTTGTCGTGGTCTCAAGCTCTCATCTAAGTGAGAACACCTTCCAAGAGCTTGAAAAATCCCAGTTTCTTATTAGCTTGCGAGAAAACCTCGGACTTTGTCTTGGAGCCTACCGGGATTTCTGCTGCCTACTTCAGGAGCGACCGTCTCTGCTGTCACAACTCGATTCTTTAGTGCTCGCCAACGACAGCACTCTCCCTGTGCAAGGAGAGCAGTCCTTGGCAAGATGCCTGAAAGAGATGCGCAATGAGCTGAAACAAGAGATGCCACAGCTGGGGGGACTCACCGATTCCATCGAACGCGAGCGTTATCACCTGCAGTCGTACTTGCTGATGGCGAATGCTCCGCTTTTTGGTAGCAGATTTTGGAAGACTTTCTGGCAGCAATTTGATATCAATGGGGACAAAGATGCTCTCATTGATCAAGGTGAAATCGGACTTAGCCAAACAGTCATCGCCAATGGTGGCGACACGTGGGCCCGTCACTCACTCATCAACACGCTTACACAAACCAATGGGAGCGGTGAGGAGCTTAGTGCCTGTAACGTCCGCCAGCTCAGCGACGTCAACCTCACCCTGTTTGCTTGGCAATCCTTGCTGAGAGATGGCTGCCCTTTGATCAAAAAACAAGTTTTGTTCAATCCACCATCCCGTGGCGACAGCGCGATCAAGACAATTCCTTTAACGGAACTGCAATGCCATCTGCAGAAGCTTGAGCCCGAATTGCTGAACGACCTTGAAGACCTCCTGAGGTCAAGATTTTTAAGAGCTTGATACAGTTACCAAAATCGTTAGTCACCGATGCGCCTGTCCATATTGATGGTGGCGAGAACGACCTCATTAACGCTGCAAACCAGGCCGAAACACAGAGTGGATTCTCATGAGAACTCAGCTAACAAAACAAACATCCAACATCCGCTAGGGGAGGAGAAGGGGGCAATTAATGCCAACATGACTCTTATGTGAATCACCAAGGCCTTGGCATTCTGGGATCAACAGCGCTGTGCTCTCGTTCTGGGGATGCACAACAGCGGAACAAGCCTTCTCGGGAACCTGATGCATGGCGCAGAGGTCCCGATGGGACCAAGTCTGCTATTACGCAATAGCATACCCAAGGATCGCAGACCAAGATAAGACTATTTTGAAGACTCAGAGATCGTTGACCTGCAAGACCGCGCTCTACTCGAAATAAGACGACATTGGAGCAGCTACAGAGCATCATATTCGCTACCACCCTGTAATCACCCAGGACGGATTGCGTTCAGGGATCAGTTAGCAAAGCTCCTACCAACACGATTCTCAAAAAACAAGTTGTGGCTCGTCAAAGATCCGCGAAGCGCAGTTTTGGTTGATGATTGGATAGAAGTACTCAATAGCCTAAATATTGATACCCGCCTGCTAATTGTACATCGGGACCCATGGAGCAACATTCGTTCATTCAGTAGTAAAGGACAAGTCCCAGAGCTTTGGGCAGAAGCTCTATGGCAACGCACATACTTCAATGCCTTGCAAGCAGCGAAAAAGCAAACTTCAGAGAAAGTAGTAACAACAAGTTTTGAAGACTTACTGTCCCAACCAATCCAAGAGGTACAACGTCTCTGCAAAATGCTGGACTGGCAACTAGACAGTGAGTCACTAAAAAAAATCGAGGCACGTATTAACTACAACTTGACGACAGAATCTAATCAACAATTAGATACAGCAATCAAAAATGAAAGCCAAAGGCTCCTTCATCCCTCCACGACAGCATTACAGACGCAACTAAATACGGAATACAGGGAAGTGAGACTTCAATTATTGGCAGATGAACTAGAGAGAACTACAACAAGCCACGAACAGGGATTACAACTAAACGAAATACGATTACAAGAGCAAAGTTTATTGCCGAAAGTGAAAGTAACAATCGTAACTTCGGAACTGCAAGGATGGGGAAGAAGCGGCGGAATCGGCTCAGCCTATAGAGAGTTAGCGTCTGCCTTGGCAACATCTGGCCATTGCATTCGAGTCGTTCTTGTACAATCAGGTCCAATTAAAGGGGAGAAGATCGGGGCGAATATTGAAGTAAGTCATCTTGATAGTAGTGGAGAATCAAGATTAAGTCTCGTTCGAAAGATTGCACGATCATTGAAACAACAACGTACAGATGTAGTCCATCTGCATGATTGGCTTGGCTTCGCGAGTGGACTGAAAGAAGCACTAGGACCAGAGGGGCCGCAACTCATCGTGGGAATCCATGGCCCAAGCGCCTGGGCTCGAAGCGCCAACAACTGGCCTCTAGGATCAGACGGAGGATTGTTAGCAACAGAAGCGCAATTATTTGATGAGGGGATCGTGCAGGCACTGGAGCTCGATGGAATAAAACAGGCTGACTGGCTGATATCTCCGTCAATATCGTTAAAAAGCTGGGTGAATAAAAATATACTCACAACAGACCAAGAGACATCAATCCTCGTCAATCGAAATTGCCCACTGCCACAAAGGCTAAAACAAGATGAGAATACATTAACCGATAAGAATACAGGAGCAAAATGCGTTTATTTTGGTCGACTGGAAAAAAGGAAAGGCTTAATATTATTCATAGATGCCATACTGAAGATGGCAGTGCCACCATACAAACTAATATTTATAGGAAGCGATTCCGTTGTTGGACTCAAAGCTGATGGAACACCAGAATGGGGGACAGAATTTGTCAAAAGAAAGTTGGTTAATACTGGAATACAAATAGAATTTGAGGTTAATTTGTCACGCGATCTGGCCCTAGAAAAACTTATAGCGATCAAGCCAATCGTCGTCATTCCATCCTTGATCGAAAATAGTCCATGCGTTGTGGATGAACTACTAGACAGTGGTATAAAGATGGTAGTAACAAACGTAGGTGGCACAGCAGAGCTGATTCGAAAAGAGGATCGCTGCTGGTTAACATCACCAAATCCAGAAGAACTTGCAAGGCACCTAGACCTCGCCATTGAAAGCGAGATCAAAGATCCTAAGGCTTATCAACTCCGCCCAGCCATAGAAACATGGAAAATACAACTCAGTTGGCAAGCATTTCATGAGAGGCTACCAAGGGCGAAGATAAACGAAACAGAGAGATCACAAGGGACAGACGAGACATCGCAGCAAACCAAAGATCCATGGCCACTTTGGCGAAGAGCAATTCGAAAGACTAACGTTCTAGCAAAGCAAGCCACTCAAAATTTAATAAAGACTGTTCATCACCTGTCAAAACAATGATCACAACAAAAAAAGGAAATCTCAGGCTCAAAGAAGTACAGAGAAAGGTAAAGTCCAAACTAGGACTAAGAGAAATAAACCCACGCCCACATTTCCTGGGTGTTGGCACACAAAAAGGAGGAACAACAACTCTCTATCAACTGCTAAAAAAACACCCCGAGATTCACTTGCCTGAAAATAAAGAAATTCATTTTTTCACAAAATACTATGATCGAGGAGAAAATTGGTACCGAAGCCAATTTAAGGATGCACCCGCAGGAAAGATACGCGGAGAAATAACTCGTTACTACCTGTTCTATGCAGCCGCACCTCAACGGATACATAGATTTAGAACTGACATGAAAATCATTGCACTCGTCAGAAACCCGATAGAAAGAACACTGTCTCAATATTTTCACTCATACCGATTGAAACGAGAAACACTAACA
This Synechococcus sp. WH 8016 DNA region includes the following protein-coding sequences:
- a CDS encoding glycosyltransferase, with protein sequence MWLVKDPRSAVLVDDWIEVLNSLNIDTRLLIVHRDPWSNIRSFSSKGQVPELWAEALWQRTYFNALQAAKKQTSEKVVTTSFEDLLSQPIQEVQRLCKMLDWQLDSESLKKIEARINYNLTTESNQQLDTAIKNESQRLLHPSTTALQTQLNTEYREVRLQLLADELERTTTSHEQGLQLNEIRLQEQSLLPKVKVTIVTSELQGWGRSGGIGSAYRELASALATSGHCIRVVLVQSGPIKGEKIGANIEVSHLDSSGESRLSLVRKIARSLKQQRTDVVHLHDWLGFASGLKEALGPEGPQLIVGIHGPSAWARSANNWPLGSDGGLLATEAQLFDEGIVQALELDGIKQADWLISPSISLKSWVNKNILTTDQETSILVNRNCPLPQRLKQDENTLTDKNTGAKCVYFGRLEKRKGLILFIDAILKMAVPPYKLIFIGSDSVVGLKADGTPEWGTEFVKRKLVNTGIQIEFEVNLSRDLALEKLIAIKPIVVIPSLIENSPCVVDELLDSGIKMVVTNVGGTAELIRKEDRCWLTSPNPEELARHLDLAIESEIKDPKAYQLRPAIETWKIQLSWQAFHERLPRAKINETERSQGTDETSQQTKDPWPLWRRAIRKTNVLAKQATQNLIKTVHHLSKQ
- a CDS encoding sulfotransferase domain-containing protein — protein: MITTKKGNLRLKEVQRKVKSKLGLREINPRPHFLGVGTQKGGTTTLYQLLKKHPEIHLPENKEIHFFTKYYDRGENWYRSQFKDAPAGKIRGEITRYYLFYAAAPQRIHRFRTDMKIIALVRNPIERTLSQYFHSYRLKRETLTLEKALAAEQERLNGIEEKILVHGGNNLSYQEHSYVSRSRYETQLERYFNFFGKENVLVLRSEDLFDGNRNAVIAIQEHLELAPFPKDTVIPRANQGFSESDKVSQKIRERLKGEFQATFRWMKETLNIEWNT